The genome window AGGGTTGTTGGGGTTAgaggtttatttttagggttagtggataAGGTTTAGGGTTAGAGGTTTATTTTGAGGGTTAGTGGATAATTTTTAGGGTTAGACGAtgagggttagggttagtggatggggtttagttttagtggtttatttgtagggttagtggttaatttttagggttagtggatggggtttagggttagtggttaatttttagggttagtggtttatttttagggtttagtGGATGGGGTTTTGGGTTAGTGGATAAGGTTGTTGGGGTTAgaggtttatttttagggttagtggataAGGTTTAGGGTTAGAGGTTTATTTTGAGGGTTAGTGGataatttttagggttagtggttaatttttagggttagtggatggggtttagggttagtggttaatttttagggttagtggataAGGTTTAGGGTTAGAGGTTTATTTTGAGGGTTAGTGGATAATTTTTAGGGTTAGATGAtgagggttagggttagtggatGGGGCTTAGGGTTAGTTgatggggtttagggttagtggtttatttgttatgtacgtgtttaaatttttaattttgttatgtattttaatttggtaatttatttaaatttgtgtaggtatgtaatttttaattttgttatttgtatagtattttaggtagtattttaagtttttttgtgttaaatttttgtacgtgtaacaaatttatgtattttaagttggtcatttattttaatttgtgtagctattaagtttgtaattttgttatttgtagagtattttagaacatttatttaaatttgtgtagttattaaatttttaattttgttattttgaatatttttatttgttcaaattgatgtattttgttatttatttagattttaatgatgtggtatgtatatttaattgattttttgtaaatgtagttaatttttttaatgtacaaTTTTTGTTGTGAATTTTTTGTATTACATTTTACTTTACAGTATCAATGGCATCTTCGTCCTCATCTTCATCTGGTATACACATTAAGTCTGGTCCAATAGATGGAGACGTTTTATGGTTGCAACCTAAACATGTTtccgaacatgtttggaatggagaAGCAGACAGGAAGTTACATATCAGACGAGCTGTACCCATCTATCAAGGGCAAGAAGCAATACCAGAGGAAATCATTCCTCTGCTTCGCCAATCGGGATTTTATTGGATTATGAAAATGGGGTACCtaaaaattaattcttcattaattacagccttgattgaaagatggaggcccgagACACACACGTTTCACTTGAGATGCGGAGAGGCTacgattactcttcaagatgtgTCAGTCTTGTTAGGTCTTCATACTGAGGGGACACCATTAATTGGTCAGactaatcttgattgggctgaattgtgtgaagaattattgggagtcagaccacaggaaggtgaacttcaaggcagtgtggtcaaattaagttggttggctcaccatttttctgAAATAAATATCCATGACGGTAACGTACAACAATTACAAAGATTTACCCGTGCATGGATCCTTAGATTCATAGGTGGAGTTctatttgttgataaaagcaGCAGTAAAGTTTCCCTAAGGTACCTCCAATTTTTACGGGACTTTGAACAGTGCAGCACATATGCATGGGGACCTGCCGTGCTTGCTTATTtatacagagagatgtgcagcgccaccgattacaaaataaaatcaatcggaggtatgtgcatcttaatccaaatgtgggcatgggaacgctgcacgactttggctccaaagagaACTCCTCCTATAATGGAAAACAAACCACTCGGACAcaggttagtttttttttaaaaaaaatcatttgaaaataataaataatgtaatgcATCGAcactaattatttcatattttttttgtaggtggttgcgacgtggaaaccaacatattggcaatgatgatctAATAGTTTTCCGTCGCAAATTAGATATgatgaaacgacatgaggtaaCAAGATCATTatgtatttgttaaataataaataaaatgtcatggtttaagataaattaacaattgtgtTATTGTATGCAGTTTGTGTGGGAGCCTTACCCAGCAACTGTTATGTCGATGTTGCCTCCCATTTGTTTGGTTGGCAGTGTGGCGTGGTGCGCAGTGGTGCCactcatttgtttccatgttgtagagtggcaccaaccggatagggtgttgcgacaatttggaatgcaacaacctattctAGAGTCTCCTTCGCAACCACAGAATATCCATGGGCTAACGctgaaaggcaaacaagatgaaaattggTTCCAGCTGTTGGGCCCCTTTATCAGTCAGTGGAATAATCGAGCTGAGTTTAGGGTCGACATTTATCCTCGACAAGAgggcctattgagttttaactcggattacatggtctggtataggcgaaaaacaaaaatgtttgtcgacccaaacaatgcaaacacggctacattggtatttatttctttttaattatttaacttgaatttattttttaaatcatcgaCATTAATTTGCTTACCCTAATAATTGCAGGGTGAAGTTACCGAGACATTGcagtatatggtgtcaccacaagggcgaaacacatggacagttgatgatctcgtgccatATGTGGAAAAGTTAGCGATTATATCCCAAGAGCAAGAGAGGATCACTGAGCCTGTGGCACATGGTCCGGCATCAGAGCGTCGATTTCCCCCACAacagtttcacatgcttcagtcaagtgttgaaactcgagGATTTGACAGACGAAGGGAGATTGTTCACGCAGAAGATTTATCGCAGCAAATGGACcagcgtggccatggaatgtattacacgccaccaaCATTTGCTCAGTATCCTtcgcagatgtatcagtatcctttcgAGGATCATGACACTGATATGTCTGCAAGCGAACATTCGTTTGGTGGTGTTACGGAAACAcatcctcatttttcatggccgacCATGACCCCTTCGCAGCAACATCATGTCCCAATGgcaacacctaatgccccattAGGTCCGCAATGGGATGTACCCggagcaatacctgatatgggtgacatattaggtgttgatttgcgtcacgAGTTTTCTGCAGAGGCTGAGCAAGAAGGGCGGAGACAGCGCGCAAGAAGAAATCCGGATCGTCAAGCCCGTAGGTGGGATCTACCTTGTGGCACATCCTCGCGCCATCACGGACACCATAATGAGTGATTTTGATGTCTCTATTTGAAATTTGTGTTGTAtctttgtaatttgaatttcagactTAATTTATGGTATCTGATTCTACTTGTTATGGAATTTGTTATGGAATTTCTTTTTCAATCACCATTTGTTATTGAATCACCATCgcggacaccataatgactatttttatgtcACGCATCAAacttgaataataaataaagtcataCAGCAAAATTAACCAATGTCAAATACAGAGTTAGGGTTAGTGTATATTAGTTAGTTTTAGGACTTATGGTTTATGAGCTAGTTTTATGACTTAGGGTTTATTAGTTACGGTTAGGATTTATGGGTTAGGGTTATGAGCTATGGTTAGGATGTATTAGTGAGGTTAAGGGTTATGAGCTAGTTTTAGGACTTAGGGTTTattagttagggttagggtttacgGTTAGGATTTATTAGTGAGGTTATGACTTAGTGGTTTACTTTTAGGGTTAGTTgatggggtttagggttactgagttagttttagggttagtggatggGGTTTAGGTCATTTTAGCTCTCTCATCTTTTATTGATTTGAAGCTACTAATtttaggtttaggggttagaggttagggtttatgggtaGTGGTTGAGGTTAAGGGTTAgagattagggtttagggggagggggttagggtttatgggtaGTGGTTTacttttagggttagtggatggggtttagggttagtgagtaatttttagggttagtggatggggtttagggttagtggtttatgtttagggttaattagttatttttagggTGAGTGACTTAATTTTAGGGttagtgttttatttttagggttaattagttatttttagggttagtggtttacttttagggttagtggatggggtttagggttagtgagTTATTTGTAGGGTTAGtggatggggtttagggttagtggtttatttttatgGGTAGGGTTTAtgaattagggtttagggtcaTGAGTTAGGTGTATGGctatgagttagggttagggtttattagTCAATGTTTATGACTTAGGTTATGGGTTAGGGTTATGGgtagggtttatgagttagggttatgggtagggtttatgagttagggtATAGGGTTATGAGTTAGGTGTAGGGatatgagttagggttagggttatggtTAAGTAAgcataatgactatttttatgtcgcgcatcaaactataataataaataaaatcataaagaaaaattaaagtacataaatcaaaataagtaattttagctACTAATTTTAGCTTTCTCATCTTTTATTGATTTGAAGCTACTAATTTTAGGGGTAGTGGTTCAGGTTAagtgttaggggttagggtttatggttagtGGTTACGGTTTAGGGGTAGTGGTTGAGGTTAAgtgttagtggttagggtttaggggtagtGGTTGAGGTTAAgtgttagtggttagggtttagtggtttaggtttagggtttatgtttatggttttaactaACGAATTCATTGAACCCCACAAATAAGTCATGTACAAAAGgcaaaatgtttttaactactgaattcattgaaccccaGAAATTCAATACATTGAACAGAACGGAAACAAATACAAGTCACTcgactaacatacataaatcaaggatttgaacaactcccacgctcagattgcattggacagcgacgcctgttatgcccttcggctccacatctactgcattttgttcggtgctcagatggttcgacccaatccatctcatttcttatccttgttgattttggccgaccttttgcacgaattgtagttgggtcagggataagtgtccatgcgtcatcagaaggaggaatagccgcttcattcccaagaggccaccattgtgcggagtaagcttttaagatgtgctcgtttgtataaacaacatctatatattggtagtagttcatgctcacgtaaccacaagctgcaataatgtgtgaacatggatagtgaagcgcagaataccttccgcattgacaatgacGACCATTCAAGTTTactgcccacttttgtccgccacgttgcgttatagggttgaagctctcctctacttcaaaccttgtggagtggatatcatacacgcgaacgatgtgcgtacaggcttgttcttgatttttcctcagttctttaacaagctttgaacaatatacttggccttcatttaattgtctttgggcttggcggccacgctcaacaaagtactttcgacacctactgtacgttgatttcaccaatgccgttatgggaatgttgcgacaatcctttaaaaccttattgatacattctgagaggttcgttgtcatgtggccatatcgacgtccttctctatcgtaagccatcgtccatttttcttttgagatgcgatcaatccatgttgctatggctggactcacttcacgaaatttttctaaattttgatcaaaaatgtgcttgcaaggagtgtaggctgcataaaattagttatgaataacaatttaaagtataaatgaaagtaaaataaacgtgaccatcaaatatgaaattttacctaatttcttcaacatttctttttgtttggcattattgaattttcgattgaagttgcttgctatgtgtcgcacgcagtagacatgataaccgtggggaggttgccagccaagtgcttcgttagcgacaacggactttatactcgcgtgtcgatcagatatcagacaaataccatttttatcagtgacatgttcacgcaagtgtgccaaaaatcatgaccacgctgtcaacgtctcaccttccaccaccgcgaatgctagaggaaggacaccaccatttccatcttgggATGTGGCCATCaagagggtcccacggtattttccgtacaaatgtgtgccgtcaacttgtatgattggcttacagtacttgaaagcctctttacattggccaaaagtccagaaaactctatgaaattggcggtgttcgcgactaaccgtatttccaacgataaaatcgtcatgtagtatttgaaaatacgatccaggagaatgattttgcatgtgtgttagccacgacgaaagtttcgcatatgactcatcccaatcgccatattcaatagcaatggctttctgtttcgccaaccaagcttttttgtacgacaccttgtacgcaaattgactgttaatcctctcttgaatcaatgaaatttttatcgatggatcttctctgatcatgcctgtcaatagaataacaaaatttaaatcacaattaaggctaaacaataacataatatgaacataaaatacgtacctactacacaagtggcaattaaatctgaatcaagtttctcatgatcttgggtcatggtcatattgagacatgtgtgtggtccaccccattgagTGACTTTCCATGAATCAGTCTTTTTAGATAGAATTGCCCTCATgtagaaagggcaaggacaaTCTGCATTTctattcaagcaacaaaccacatacttgtcccatttgctttcaaccactttgaaactttgatgcaccctcataacatattgtttgaccgcattcttgaccgcatctttactatcaaattccatgccaacatataattcttggccaacattaaaagtggatggcatctccaaaccaca of Glycine soja cultivar W05 chromosome 1, ASM419377v2, whole genome shotgun sequence contains these proteins:
- the LOC114384311 gene encoding uncharacterized protein LOC114384311, whose translation is MQQPILESPSQPQNIHGLTLKGKQDENWFQLLGPFISQWNNRAEFRVDIYPRQEGLLSFNSDYMVWYRRKTKMFVDPNNANTATLGEVTETLQYMVSPQGRNTWTVDDLVPYVEKLAIISQEQERITEPVAHGPASERRFPPQQFHMLQSSVETRGFDRRREIVHAEDLSQQMDQRGHGMYYTPPTFAQYPSQMYQYPFEDHDTDMSASEHSFGGVTETHPHFSWPTMTPSQQHHVPMATPNAPLGPQWDVPGAIPDMGDILGVDLRHEFSAEAEQEGRRQRARRNPDRQARRWDLPCGTSSRHHGHHNE